A single region of the Vicia villosa cultivar HV-30 ecotype Madison, WI linkage group LG4, Vvil1.0, whole genome shotgun sequence genome encodes:
- the LOC131597094 gene encoding uncharacterized protein LOC131597094, whose product MSSHKQTSFDTHSTENSILQRDASFYAQIHRANRQSCGDGNCGYRVVSGLLGNGEDSHTLVRHQLIQDLKMHKDSYTRLYGEGAKFEAVNEALVPWLGAYAPVSKWMRFPKMGYLIESAYDRVYIDLTRYCFLETLFPLRTAPPTNPNDPIMCIGWLSKSSHFVQVYLKLRCPIPSTSPKRVLHHTEDAKMWSDLFIDRMHKFEILNNIEKEANKEKSKLEPPIDLAGDSSFDVFCSFKV is encoded by the coding sequence ATGAGCTCGCATAAGCAAACCTCCTTCGACACCCATTCCACCGAAAATTCCATTCTTCAAAGAGATGCgagtttttatgcacaaatacatcgAGCGAATCGTCAATCTTGCGGGGACGGTAATTGCGGTTACCGGGTCGTCTCAGGGTTGCTTGGTAATGGAGAAGATAGTCATACGCTTGTCCGTCATCAACTTATCCAAGATTTGAAGATGCATAAAGACTCGTACACGCGGTTATATGGAGAGGGCGCTAAATTTGAAGCAGTTAATGAAGCTCTTGTTCCTTGGTTGGGCGCTTACGCACCAGTGTCAAAATGGATGAGATTCCCAAAAATGGGATATCTTATTGAAAGCGCGTATGATAGGGTGTACATTGACTTGACGCGTTATTGTTTTTTGGAAACCTTATTTCCACTCCGGACCGCACCACCAACAAATCCAAATGATCCCATCATGTGTATTGGATGGCTTTCAAAATCGAGTCATTTtgtgcaagtttacttgaaactGAGATGCCCCATACCATCTACGTCACCGAAACGGGTGCTTCATCATACCGAAGATGCCAAGATGTGGTCGGATCTTTTTATTGATAGGATGCACAAATTCGAAATATTGAACAACATTGAGAAGGAAGCGAATAAGGAAAAATCAAAAttggaaccaccaatagatttagccggcGATAGTTCTTTTGATGTCTTTTGTAGTTTCAAAGTGTAA